A single region of the Salmo salar chromosome ssa16, Ssal_v3.1, whole genome shotgun sequence genome encodes:
- the LOC106573618 gene encoding serine/threonine-protein phosphatase 6 regulatory subunit 3-A isoform X4 produces MFWKFDLHTTSHIDTLLEKEDVTLTEVMDEEDVLQECKAQNHKLVDFLVRPQCMVDLVTYITQEPSDDVEEKIKYKYPNISCELLTSDVGQINDRLGEDESLLMKLYGFLQRESPLNPLLASFFSKVLSILIGRKPEQIVEFLRKREDFVDLMIKHIGTSAIMDLLLRMLTCIEPQQLRQDVLNWLNEEKVIQRLVDMVQPSQDEDRHSNASQSLCEIIRLSRDQMFQVQGCSEPDPLLATLEKQETVEQLLSNIFDKEKNDSAIVSVIQILLTLFETRRPAFEGHLEICPPGMSHPSFSVNQSILEAVRPRLKDFHQLLLEPPKKNIMKTTWGVLDPPVGNTRLSVVRLVASLLQTNTHIINMELINLNTLGVILDMYFKYIWNNFLHIQVEICTAMILAMPPAQSENPEINRDQDQEPVRESHLIKHLFQKCQFIQRILDAWSSNEKEQGEGGRRRGYMGHLTRIANSIVHNSDKGPNGAKIQQLISELTEDDKERWEAFTSGQLADTNKRNTVDLVNTHHIHSSSDDEVDFKDSGFHQDSSLQQFGFNDEEFADQDDVVDIPFDRISDINFSLNTNESANIALFEACCKEKIQQFEDAGSDEEDIWDEKDVTFAPEAQRCPRSSGSTDSEESTDSEEEDVKRDPFEPNNASSDDRMEVDTGEGPMWTANFDDIPMDTGSSTSIGAPAPATTTATASPSSPAVLPESAGWSSPNASPDTATGWADFSSNFSPVSPKDPLRNNSPVAMETCIGTGDPLGVNAPMQPEVSDLWPGDEAAQPASYPGRKAGASDAEETVTTETVTNGSMKETVSLTVDAKTETAVFKSEDEKSTSEDTSAKYTVGESRTPEKGVSASVQPASNCLKPSSAKHSDTEKSKVSSDAVNGPLEEGTAMDKAKTQQSVTSEAAVNGPV; encoded by the exons ATGTTTTGGAAGTTTGATCTACACACAACGTCTCACATTGACACCCTCCTGGAGAAGGAGGATGTGACTCTGACTGAGGTGATGGACGAGGAGGATGTCCTGCAGGAATGCAAGGCCCAGAACCACAAGCTGGTGGACTTCCTGGTGCGGCCTCAGTGCATGGTGGACCTGGTCACCTACATCACACAGGAGCCAAGTGATGACGTAGAGGAGAAGATCAAGTACAA GTACCCCAACATATCGTGTGAACTCCTTACCTCGGACGTTGGACAGATCAATGACAGACTGGGAGAAGATGAAAGTTTGCTGATGAAACTTTATGGATTTTTGCAAAGGGAATCTCCACTCAACCCTTTACTGGCCAGCTTCTTCAGCAAGGTCCTTAGCATCCTCATCGGCAGGAAACCAGAACAG ATTGTGGAGTTTCTGCGGAAGAGGGAAGACTTTGTGGACTTAATGATTAAACACATAGGGACCTCCGCCATCATGGACTTGCTGCTCAGAATGCTGACCTGCATTGAACCACAGCAGCTCAGACAAGATGTCTTAAAT TGGCTAAATGAGGAGAAGGTGATCCAGAGGCTTGTTGATATGGTCCAACCTTCTCAGGATGAGGAT AGGCACTCCAACGCATCCCAGTCTCTGTGTGAAATCATCCGCCTCAGCAGAGATCAGATGTTCCAAGTGCAGGGCTGCTCTGAGCCCGACCCCTTACTGGCCACACTGGAAAA ACAAGAGACTGTGGAGCAGTTGCTATCCAACATCTTTGACAAGGAGAAAAATGACTCTGCCATAGTCAGTGTAATTCAGATTCTCCTGACACTCTTTGAGACACGAAGACCAGC GTTCGAAGGCCATTTGGAGATCTGTCCCCCTGGTATGAGCCACCCATCCTTCTCAGTCAATCAGAGCATTCTGGAGGCTGTCAGGCCCAGGCTCAAAGACTTCCATCAACTGCTGCTGGAACCCCCAAAG AAGAATATCATGAAAACCACATGGGGCGTGCTGGACCCCCCAGTGGGCAACACCCGGTTGAGCGTGGTCCGTCTTGTGGCCAGCCTCCTGCAGACCAACACTCATATCATCAACATGGAGCTGATCAACCTCAACACTCTAGGAGTCATACTT GACATGTACTTCAAATATATATGGAATAACTTCCTGCATATACAAGTTGAAATCTGCACTGCGATGATCCTAGCAATGCCCCCAGCCCAAAGTGAAAACCCCGAAATCAACAGAGATCAGGACCAAGAGCCTGTCAGAGAAAGTCACCTCATCAAACAC CTGTTTCAGAAGTGCCAGTTTATACAGAGAATTCTTGATGCATGGAGCTCCAATGAGAAGGAGCA GGGTGAGGGTGGACGTAGACGGGGCTACATGGGTCACTTGACCAGAATAGCCAACTCAATTGTGCACAACAGCGACAAGGGCCCCAATGGTGCGAAGATACAGCAGCTCATCTCAG AGCTCACAGAGGATGacaaagagagatgggaggcctTCACTTCTGGTCAGCTAGCTGACACAAACAAGAGAAACACTGTAGACCTT GTGAACACACACCATATTCACTCATCCAGTGATGATGAGGTAGACTTCAAGGACAGCGGATTCCACCAGGATTCCTCTCTACAACAG TTTGGCTTCAATGACGAAGAGTTTGCCGATCAGGATGATGTCGTGGA TATTCCCTTTGATAGAATATCAGACATCAATTTTTCCTTGAATACAAATGAAAGT GCAAATATAGCTCTGTTTGAGGCCTGCTGTAAGGAGAAGATCCAGCAGTTTGAAGATGCAGGCTCTGATGAGGAGGACATCTGGGATGAGAAAGATGTCACTTTCGCACCAGAAGCTCAGAGATGTCCTCG GAGCTCTGGCAGTACAGATAGTGAGGAGAGCACAGACTCTGAGGAGGAGGATGTGAAACGTGATCCCTTTGAGCCTAACAATGCCAGCTCTGATGACAGAATGGAGGTGGACACGGGTGAGG GGCCTATGTGGACAGCTAACTTTGACGACATACCCATGGACACTGGGAGTTCTACGTCGATCGGAGCACCTGCCCCAGCCACCACCACTGCCAcagcctccccttcctcccctgcGGTCCTACCAGAATCTGCTGGCTGGAGCTCCCCCAATGCTTCCCCTGACACAGCCACGGGCTGGGCAGACTTCTCTAGCAACTTCTCACCAGTCAG CCCCAAAGATCCTTTGAGGAACAATTCCCCAGTAGCGATGGAGACCTGCATAGGGACAGGGGATCCCTTGGGTGTCAACGCACCAATGCAGCCTGAAG TTTCTGACCTGTGGCCAGGGGACGAGGcagcccagccagccagctaccCTGGAAGGAAAGCCGGAGCCTCGGATGCGGAGGAGACTGTCACCACTGAGACAGTCACCAATGGATCCATGAAGGAGACAGTTAGCCTTACTGTAGATGCCAAAACTGAAACTGCTGTTTTCAAGAG TGAGGATGAGAAGTCTACCTCAGAGGACACATCTGCGAAGTACACTGTGGGGGAGAGTAGAACACCAGAGAAGGGTGTGTCTGCATCAGTCCAGCCTGCCAGCAACTGTCTGAAACCAAG CAGTGCAAAACATTCAGATACAGAAAAATCTAAAGTCTCCAGTGATGCTGTTAATGGTCCTCTAGAAGAAGGAACGGCAATGGACAAAGCCAA AACACAACAGAGCGTGACCTCAGAGGCAGCTGTGAACGGCCCGGTGTGA
- the LOC106573618 gene encoding serine/threonine-protein phosphatase 6 regulatory subunit 3-A isoform X5, producing the protein MFWKFDLHTTSHIDTLLEKEDVTLTEVMDEEDVLQECKAQNHKLVDFLVRPQCMVDLVTYITQEPSDDVEEKIKYKYPNISCELLTSDVGQINDRLGEDESLLMKLYGFLQRESPLNPLLASFFSKVLSILIGRKPEQIVEFLRKREDFVDLMIKHIGTSAIMDLLLRMLTCIEPQQLRQDVLNWLNEEKVIQRLVDMVQPSQDEDRHSNASQSLCEIIRLSRDQMFQVQGCSEPDPLLATLEKQETVEQLLSNIFDKEKNDSAIVSVIQILLTLFETRRPAFEGHLEICPPGMSHPSFSVNQSILEAVRPRLKDFHQLLLEPPKKNIMKTTWGVLDPPVGNTRLSVVRLVASLLQTNTHIINMELINLNTLGVILDMYFKYIWNNFLHIQVEICTAMILAMPPAQSENPEINRDQDQEPVRESHLIKHLFQKCQFIQRILDAWSSNEKEQGEGGRRRGYMGHLTRIANSIVHNSDKGPNGAKIQQLISELTEDDKERWEAFTSGQLADTNKRNTVDLVNTHHIHSSSDDEVDFKDSGFHQDSSLQQFGFNDEEFADQDDVVDIPFDRISDINFSLNTNESANIALFEACCKEKIQQFEDAGSDEEDIWDEKDVTFAPEAQRCPRSSGSTDSEESTDSEEEDVKRDPFEPNNASSDDRMEVDTGEGPMWTANFDDIPMDTGSSTSIGAPAPATTTATASPSSPAVLPESAGWSSPNASPDTATGWADFSSNFSPVSPKDPLRNNSPVAMETCIGTGDPLGVNAPMQPEVSDLWPGDEAAQPASYPGRKAGASDAEETVTTETVTNGSMKETVSLTVDAKTETAVFKSEDEKSTSEDTSAKYTVGESRTPEKGVSASVQPASNCLKPSAKHSDTEKSKVSSDAVNGPLEEGTAMDKAKTQQSVTSEAAVNGPV; encoded by the exons ATGTTTTGGAAGTTTGATCTACACACAACGTCTCACATTGACACCCTCCTGGAGAAGGAGGATGTGACTCTGACTGAGGTGATGGACGAGGAGGATGTCCTGCAGGAATGCAAGGCCCAGAACCACAAGCTGGTGGACTTCCTGGTGCGGCCTCAGTGCATGGTGGACCTGGTCACCTACATCACACAGGAGCCAAGTGATGACGTAGAGGAGAAGATCAAGTACAA GTACCCCAACATATCGTGTGAACTCCTTACCTCGGACGTTGGACAGATCAATGACAGACTGGGAGAAGATGAAAGTTTGCTGATGAAACTTTATGGATTTTTGCAAAGGGAATCTCCACTCAACCCTTTACTGGCCAGCTTCTTCAGCAAGGTCCTTAGCATCCTCATCGGCAGGAAACCAGAACAG ATTGTGGAGTTTCTGCGGAAGAGGGAAGACTTTGTGGACTTAATGATTAAACACATAGGGACCTCCGCCATCATGGACTTGCTGCTCAGAATGCTGACCTGCATTGAACCACAGCAGCTCAGACAAGATGTCTTAAAT TGGCTAAATGAGGAGAAGGTGATCCAGAGGCTTGTTGATATGGTCCAACCTTCTCAGGATGAGGAT AGGCACTCCAACGCATCCCAGTCTCTGTGTGAAATCATCCGCCTCAGCAGAGATCAGATGTTCCAAGTGCAGGGCTGCTCTGAGCCCGACCCCTTACTGGCCACACTGGAAAA ACAAGAGACTGTGGAGCAGTTGCTATCCAACATCTTTGACAAGGAGAAAAATGACTCTGCCATAGTCAGTGTAATTCAGATTCTCCTGACACTCTTTGAGACACGAAGACCAGC GTTCGAAGGCCATTTGGAGATCTGTCCCCCTGGTATGAGCCACCCATCCTTCTCAGTCAATCAGAGCATTCTGGAGGCTGTCAGGCCCAGGCTCAAAGACTTCCATCAACTGCTGCTGGAACCCCCAAAG AAGAATATCATGAAAACCACATGGGGCGTGCTGGACCCCCCAGTGGGCAACACCCGGTTGAGCGTGGTCCGTCTTGTGGCCAGCCTCCTGCAGACCAACACTCATATCATCAACATGGAGCTGATCAACCTCAACACTCTAGGAGTCATACTT GACATGTACTTCAAATATATATGGAATAACTTCCTGCATATACAAGTTGAAATCTGCACTGCGATGATCCTAGCAATGCCCCCAGCCCAAAGTGAAAACCCCGAAATCAACAGAGATCAGGACCAAGAGCCTGTCAGAGAAAGTCACCTCATCAAACAC CTGTTTCAGAAGTGCCAGTTTATACAGAGAATTCTTGATGCATGGAGCTCCAATGAGAAGGAGCA GGGTGAGGGTGGACGTAGACGGGGCTACATGGGTCACTTGACCAGAATAGCCAACTCAATTGTGCACAACAGCGACAAGGGCCCCAATGGTGCGAAGATACAGCAGCTCATCTCAG AGCTCACAGAGGATGacaaagagagatgggaggcctTCACTTCTGGTCAGCTAGCTGACACAAACAAGAGAAACACTGTAGACCTT GTGAACACACACCATATTCACTCATCCAGTGATGATGAGGTAGACTTCAAGGACAGCGGATTCCACCAGGATTCCTCTCTACAACAG TTTGGCTTCAATGACGAAGAGTTTGCCGATCAGGATGATGTCGTGGA TATTCCCTTTGATAGAATATCAGACATCAATTTTTCCTTGAATACAAATGAAAGT GCAAATATAGCTCTGTTTGAGGCCTGCTGTAAGGAGAAGATCCAGCAGTTTGAAGATGCAGGCTCTGATGAGGAGGACATCTGGGATGAGAAAGATGTCACTTTCGCACCAGAAGCTCAGAGATGTCCTCG GAGCTCTGGCAGTACAGATAGTGAGGAGAGCACAGACTCTGAGGAGGAGGATGTGAAACGTGATCCCTTTGAGCCTAACAATGCCAGCTCTGATGACAGAATGGAGGTGGACACGGGTGAGG GGCCTATGTGGACAGCTAACTTTGACGACATACCCATGGACACTGGGAGTTCTACGTCGATCGGAGCACCTGCCCCAGCCACCACCACTGCCAcagcctccccttcctcccctgcGGTCCTACCAGAATCTGCTGGCTGGAGCTCCCCCAATGCTTCCCCTGACACAGCCACGGGCTGGGCAGACTTCTCTAGCAACTTCTCACCAGTCAG CCCCAAAGATCCTTTGAGGAACAATTCCCCAGTAGCGATGGAGACCTGCATAGGGACAGGGGATCCCTTGGGTGTCAACGCACCAATGCAGCCTGAAG TTTCTGACCTGTGGCCAGGGGACGAGGcagcccagccagccagctaccCTGGAAGGAAAGCCGGAGCCTCGGATGCGGAGGAGACTGTCACCACTGAGACAGTCACCAATGGATCCATGAAGGAGACAGTTAGCCTTACTGTAGATGCCAAAACTGAAACTGCTGTTTTCAAGAG TGAGGATGAGAAGTCTACCTCAGAGGACACATCTGCGAAGTACACTGTGGGGGAGAGTAGAACACCAGAGAAGGGTGTGTCTGCATCAGTCCAGCCTGCCAGCAACTGTCTGAAACCAAG TGCAAAACATTCAGATACAGAAAAATCTAAAGTCTCCAGTGATGCTGTTAATGGTCCTCTAGAAGAAGGAACGGCAATGGACAAAGCCAA AACACAACAGAGCGTGACCTCAGAGGCAGCTGTGAACGGCCCGGTGTGA